One window of Cohnella hashimotonis genomic DNA carries:
- a CDS encoding cache domain-containing sensor histidine kinase, giving the protein MKLPHAFRSLRSQLVLSYMLISVLVLSAGTYYVYSFMLNQIRAQNERLLLQQFQQVDHNVHGVVSEVDRLSNLFWVDEQIQYLLQNISDKRNVDFVNYQNLLQNRIETFIFNYNYIHSIYLTAEQQGVVGGNAGQTLVQTEEEWVRLFFKSDAYMRSQLEFPKLIVQGNVKESYYNPYKTGPNDATLVSMLRGVRSIYEPRTSGTLIFNIDERYLASMYASDLKPEDGDMFIVDKDGVIVSSNNKEKIGKASPFAPQKEGAPAYGSRDEKGGSVQTVYYRLQDADWYILKEVPLGLYADQIYKMQRAVALFFIVSLLIMFALSYVWLRKIMNPLQVLSGKMKDMSRGELGVTFDRVPDNELGTVIRRFNEMSLSIVELIDKNNSMQEQKRETEIESLQYQINPHFLYNTLNMVRWMANMKKTDDIERSIVALGNLLRPVFSSKDPMCELRDELAYLTHYIGIINLRFNDSVLFDIDVDETTASCLVPRFILQPLVENSIASGQREEEQEIFISIHAKSDDGELRIVVSDSGTGIPQDLLEELNRRFETGEAYESAGGGSGIGLRNVNKRIRLYFGEQYGLRFVPRDKGAEVVVRMPSLQAGGQD; this is encoded by the coding sequence ATGAAGCTTCCGCACGCGTTCCGAAGCCTTCGTTCGCAGCTCGTGCTGTCGTACATGCTCATCAGCGTGCTCGTGCTGTCCGCCGGCACGTACTACGTTTATTCTTTTATGCTGAACCAGATTCGCGCGCAAAACGAACGGCTGCTTCTGCAGCAATTCCAGCAGGTCGATCACAACGTCCACGGCGTCGTCAGCGAAGTGGATCGGCTGTCCAACCTGTTCTGGGTCGACGAGCAGATTCAGTATTTGCTCCAGAACATCTCCGACAAGCGCAACGTCGACTTCGTCAACTATCAGAATCTGCTGCAAAACCGCATCGAGACGTTTATTTTCAACTACAACTACATTCATTCGATTTATCTCACCGCGGAGCAGCAGGGCGTCGTCGGCGGCAATGCGGGACAGACCCTCGTGCAGACGGAGGAGGAATGGGTGCGGCTGTTTTTCAAGTCGGACGCCTATATGCGTTCCCAGCTCGAATTTCCCAAGCTCATCGTGCAGGGCAACGTAAAGGAGTCTTATTACAACCCGTACAAGACCGGACCGAACGACGCCACGCTGGTCAGCATGCTGCGCGGCGTGCGCAGCATTTACGAGCCTCGGACGAGCGGGACGCTGATATTCAACATCGACGAGCGTTATCTCGCCTCCATGTACGCGTCCGATCTTAAGCCCGAAGACGGGGACATGTTTATCGTGGACAAGGACGGCGTTATCGTATCCAGCAACAACAAGGAGAAGATCGGGAAGGCGAGTCCGTTCGCGCCGCAAAAGGAGGGGGCGCCGGCTTACGGAAGCCGCGACGAGAAGGGCGGGAGCGTCCAGACGGTCTATTACAGGCTGCAGGACGCGGACTGGTATATCCTGAAGGAAGTGCCGCTCGGTCTTTATGCCGACCAGATTTACAAAATGCAGCGTGCCGTCGCGCTCTTTTTTATCGTCAGCCTGCTCATCATGTTCGCGCTCTCTTACGTGTGGCTGCGCAAGATCATGAATCCGCTGCAGGTGCTGTCCGGCAAGATGAAGGACATGAGCCGGGGGGAGCTCGGCGTCACCTTCGACCGCGTGCCGGACAACGAGCTCGGGACGGTTATCCGGCGGTTCAACGAGATGTCGCTCAGCATCGTGGAGCTGATCGATAAAAACAACAGCATGCAGGAGCAGAAGCGGGAGACGGAGATCGAATCGCTGCAATACCAGATCAACCCGCATTTTCTGTACAACACGCTGAATATGGTCCGTTGGATGGCGAACATGAAAAAAACGGACGATATCGAACGCAGCATCGTGGCGCTGGGCAATCTGCTCCGCCCGGTATTCTCGAGCAAGGATCCGATGTGCGAGCTGCGGGACGAACTGGCTTACTTGACGCACTATATCGGCATTATCAACCTGCGGTTCAACGACAGCGTCCTGTTCGACATCGACGTGGACGAGACGACCGCTTCGTGCCTGGTGCCGCGATTCATCCTGCAGCCGCTCGTGGAAAATTCGATCGCTTCCGGACAGCGGGAAGAAGAGCAGGAAATATTTATATCCATTCACGCCAAGTCGGACGACGGCGAGCTGCGGATCGTCGTCAGCGATTCGGGCACCGGCATTCCGCAGGACCTGCTAGAGGAGCTTAACCGCAGGTTCGAAACGGGCGAAGCGTACGAGTCGGCGGGCGGCGGCAGCGGCATCGGGCTGCGCAACGTGAACAAGCGCATCCGCCTTTATTTCGGCGAACAGTACGGCTTGCGCTTCGTTCCGCGCGACAAGGGGGCGGAGGTCGTTGTCCGCATGCCTTCGCTCCAGGCCGGGGGACAGGATTAA
- a CDS encoding response regulator transcription factor, whose product MYKVMIVEDEMLVRVGLRSSVDWSKYGMEVAADLPDGQAAWDYYEKEKPDIVITDIRMPRMDGMQLIERIREADKTTRIVVLSCLEEFDLARRAMSLGVSHYILKLTMTEAEIGGVLEGVRRSLDEQSARGQPGEGKPHPSNLDLVKEKMLKDFLFYNIFSADEFERFVVQHSLRLQPVRLVACKMELDRFARIQEKFKDEHGHLIKMTLLNVLGEIASAACRGEAFCIDDKHYVILLSFEDVASEQSIQQETHAILSRIQEAISTYFGASASFGVSGIRSGYKNLPALYADAGKALRHKFLTGTGQMHRVGQLPDLAGVRARIARLRDAAPLRALLSPIKLKEYEAYLTSLEASLTDDRKTIESLLFHFLQWVGTSLYNDGQNEKTLLMNVTGQLEEADTLLEMLDCVSVFFAEIVEETRNRLHMSSDITKAIQYIKQHYKENISLQAVADHVNLSFSYLSFLFKKELQITFIDYLNRYRIERAKELMASTQMKSYDIAVEVGFSPEYTYFSKVFKKVTGLNPNDYRRQRTSGQAAAE is encoded by the coding sequence ATGTACAAGGTGATGATCGTCGAGGATGAGATGCTCGTCCGCGTCGGACTGAGGAGCTCCGTCGACTGGAGCAAATACGGCATGGAGGTCGCGGCCGATCTGCCCGACGGACAGGCGGCATGGGACTATTACGAAAAAGAAAAGCCCGATATCGTTATTACCGATATCCGGATGCCGCGGATGGACGGCATGCAGCTGATCGAACGGATTCGCGAAGCGGACAAGACAACGCGAATCGTCGTTCTTTCCTGCCTGGAAGAATTCGATCTGGCGCGCCGGGCCATGTCGCTTGGCGTATCCCATTATATATTAAAGCTCACGATGACCGAGGCGGAGATCGGCGGCGTCCTGGAGGGCGTGCGCCGCAGCCTTGACGAACAGAGCGCGCGCGGCCAGCCGGGCGAAGGCAAGCCGCACCCCTCCAACCTTGATCTGGTGAAGGAGAAGATGCTCAAGGATTTTCTGTTTTACAACATCTTCTCCGCCGATGAATTCGAGCGCTTCGTCGTCCAACACAGCTTGCGCCTTCAACCGGTCCGGCTGGTCGCCTGCAAGATGGAGCTTGACCGCTTCGCGCGGATTCAGGAGAAGTTCAAGGACGAGCACGGTCATCTGATCAAGATGACGCTGCTTAACGTGCTCGGGGAGATCGCTTCCGCCGCGTGCCGCGGGGAGGCGTTCTGCATCGACGACAAGCATTACGTCATCTTGCTGTCTTTCGAGGACGTGGCGTCCGAGCAGTCGATCCAGCAGGAAACCCATGCGATCCTCAGCCGCATCCAGGAAGCGATCTCGACTTACTTCGGCGCGTCGGCGTCGTTTGGCGTCAGCGGCATCCGAAGCGGCTACAAAAACCTGCCCGCGCTATATGCCGATGCAGGCAAGGCGCTGAGACATAAATTTTTGACCGGCACCGGACAAATGCATCGCGTCGGTCAACTGCCCGACCTAGCCGGCGTGCGCGCCCGCATCGCCCGTCTTCGGGATGCCGCGCCGCTGCGCGCGCTGCTGTCCCCGATCAAGCTGAAGGAATACGAGGCGTACCTGACGTCGCTCGAGGCGTCCCTGACCGACGACCGCAAGACGATCGAGTCGCTTCTCTTTCATTTTCTTCAATGGGTGGGCACGAGTCTGTACAATGACGGACAAAATGAAAAAACGCTCCTCATGAACGTCACGGGACAGCTCGAGGAGGCGGATACGCTGCTTGAAATGCTCGATTGCGTATCCGTTTTTTTCGCCGAAATCGTCGAGGAAACGCGCAACCGGCTGCACATGAGCAGCGACATCACCAAGGCGATCCAGTACATCAAGCAGCATTACAAAGAAAACATCAGCCTCCAGGCGGTCGCCGACCACGTGAATCTCAGCTTCAGCTATTTGAGCTTTCTGTTCAAAAAGGAGCTGCAGATCACGTTTATCGACTACCTCAACAGGTACCGGATCGAACGGGCCAAGGAGCTGATGGCTTCAACGCAGATGAAGTCTTACGATATCGCGGTCGAGGTCGGTTTTTCGCCGGAGTATACGTACTTCAGCAAGGTTTTTAAAAAAGTGACGGGATTGAACCCGAACGATTACCGCAGGCAGCGGACGAGCGGCCAGGCGGCCGCCGAATGA
- a CDS encoding ABC transporter permease, translated as METTTASQTGKKRRFKSSHRRKDGYKLLLAALPFVLIAFAFSYVPLFGWIYAFFDYHPGIPLSKTPFSGLDRFREMFSDPWMGPVLMNTLALSFLSILTAPIPMLFAIMVSEVRSGWFKRLVQTVSTLPHYISWIIVYALAFSMFSTEGAVNTFLMKLGLGGAPVDVLGNYERVWTVQTLLLLWKSVGWSAIIYLAAIVSIDSEQYDAAKVDGAGRRRTIWHITLPSIMPTFIVLLLLSISNLLSAGFEQYLVFSNVMVADRIEVLDLYVYRLGLVTGDYSYSTAVGMFKSIISIVLLFTVNLLSKKFRGQGIV; from the coding sequence ATGGAAACCACGACTGCGAGCCAGACCGGCAAAAAGCGGCGCTTCAAATCGAGCCACCGTCGAAAGGACGGATACAAGCTTCTGCTTGCGGCGCTGCCGTTCGTCCTCATCGCCTTCGCCTTCAGCTATGTGCCGCTGTTCGGCTGGATTTACGCCTTTTTCGACTATCACCCCGGCATCCCGCTATCCAAAACACCATTTTCCGGACTCGACCGGTTCAGAGAAATGTTCAGCGATCCCTGGATGGGGCCCGTGCTGATGAACACGCTGGCGCTGAGCTTCCTGTCGATCCTGACCGCGCCGATTCCGATGCTGTTCGCCATCATGGTGTCCGAGGTGCGCAGCGGCTGGTTCAAGCGTCTCGTTCAGACCGTGTCCACGCTGCCGCACTACATCAGCTGGATTATCGTATACGCGCTGGCGTTCAGCATGTTCAGCACAGAGGGAGCGGTCAACACGTTCCTGATGAAACTGGGACTGGGCGGCGCGCCCGTAGACGTACTCGGCAACTACGAGCGCGTATGGACGGTGCAGACGCTGCTGCTCCTATGGAAATCCGTCGGCTGGAGCGCGATTATTTACCTGGCCGCCATCGTCAGCATCGACAGCGAGCAATACGACGCCGCCAAGGTCGACGGCGCGGGCAGACGGCGCACGATCTGGCACATTACGCTGCCGAGCATCATGCCGACGTTTATCGTGCTGCTGCTGCTCTCGATCAGCAATCTGCTATCCGCCGGTTTCGAGCAATACCTCGTATTCAGCAACGTAATGGTTGCGGATCGCATCGAGGTGCTCGACCTGTACGTGTACCGGCTGGGTCTGGTCACCGGCGACTACTCTTACTCGACGGCGGTAGGGATGTTCAAGTCGATCATCAGCATCGTGCTGCTGTTCACCGTCAACCTGCTGTCCAAAAAATTCCGCGGCCAAGGCATCGTCTGA
- a CDS encoding chitobiase/beta-hexosaminidase C-terminal domain-containing protein: MKIKKSRFGVLGAAALLLSALLPAGAGTGSAAAAETAATENVTVSIDTGNVINDDFLGVGVNVMPLALMPKSASYGYDGPEWEIDRKRIGTIKPKVARLWFQVDWVEKEKGVYDFDSEEMADVYPYLDALKAAGTEIELNFGWKNGEEIHDWFGLPGVDPWTSAPADVDDFAESASNTLKELIDERGYDNIKYLTFYNEPNGSWDFETGGDKANQQQYYANIVTKVSQRLSADGLRDRIGIWAPEETSATDWTTALHTLADAHIDGYSFHMYGASYESLGSEIAARKAAVSPKKVQMTEFGWSADDASGWNSGFANYVIRGANEGLQSALVWQLNGVWSTDPLGDVNGNYTMWDSVVQGLAAKRTFYSAGLLNRYVPAHSDVVKVQSSSPDVRAAAFKTDGGDYAILVESKAGAPKDITFDFGGTAIGKTFVKHAYSDSVARDGNALLPPASGSFAATDTFSDGNVGADYNFAIYTTEASQTQVELTPVEAKVTGGETLQLSADVIDNAGGVSWSVIGSGNGTIDANGLYTAPDVDTERQVAIKAVSQANPDGYNIASVTVTPRSLPTRVDAPEISLPYGVYDSSEAVTLTTGTPGAEIRYTIDGSTPNASSPLYERPVILKTSTTQLFKARAFKAGLDPSGTTSAFYRILDVSVAPDGYQFCAYEGGECYYEGEGIVAYGADGLFNYKIATGGTDCTAAVFGDPNPGAAKRCYYSANVPDELPLVTFYNAGFEKPAVASYRNGPFTNGWVFSDHTGVHSNTSAFAPPPAPQGVQSMYLKTDGGIDGNFYQEINFKPGEYQVSFKAANRTSFGGQQTFDVYFDSELIGSFAPSGAYTTFRTDSFETAGGKHTIKFQATSHTGDNTAFIDAVEIGLPKPPEPAALLNAGFESPTVTASSGVKAGAFADGWSFNNRAGIQKNGSAFGAKDAPEGVQTALIQTNGGLAGEIKQTLGFPAGRYKLSFQAARRGFGGQQSFNVYYDNTVIGSYTPTSQDFKAFKTGGFEVATTGSHTIKFAATTTSGDNTAFIDDVRLILIEEVADQTALASKKSQIVAENLQAADFTDASWSALQSALTAADAVLADAYATQAETDAALSGLTAARAGLTAFVPSLANGGFESPAVTSYRVGPMTYDWTFNGLSGVQKNGSVFGAPTAPDGSQTALVTSKNGSQGELSQAIRFAAGTYKIAFQAARRDFGGQVAFDVYYDTTLLASFSPTNKTAFAAFETPIFTAAAGNHTIRFVTTNASGDNTAFLDAIAVQQAVPPADRTQLSAKHEAITAEGLNEAAYTAGSWSALQTALTAASVALANAASTQNQIDAALSELTTARAALAAEPPAAAKPGVAVLSSDNGYDTGLLDGDYKITMNLWYGENATIYKLYENDALIDTQRLVSASPAAQTANTQLSGRVDGTYRYRAELINAKGATSSETLTVVVKDAKPGKPVLSANNWDGDGSYDVTMNLWWGTNGSAYRLYENGVLIDTKTLSAGTPAAQAATTAIAGKALGSYEYRAELSNAAGATTSETLLVQVTK, translated from the coding sequence ATGAAGATCAAAAAATCCAGGTTCGGCGTGCTGGGAGCCGCGGCGCTATTGCTGTCCGCCCTGCTGCCGGCCGGCGCGGGTACGGGGAGCGCCGCAGCGGCGGAGACGGCGGCAACGGAAAACGTCACGGTCAGCATCGATACGGGCAACGTCATCAACGATGATTTTCTCGGCGTCGGCGTGAACGTCATGCCGCTCGCGCTTATGCCGAAGTCCGCAAGCTACGGGTACGACGGGCCGGAATGGGAGATCGACAGGAAGCGGATCGGCACGATCAAGCCGAAAGTCGCAAGGCTTTGGTTCCAGGTCGATTGGGTGGAAAAAGAGAAGGGCGTCTATGACTTCGACAGCGAGGAGATGGCGGATGTCTACCCGTACCTCGATGCGCTCAAGGCGGCCGGCACCGAGATCGAGCTCAACTTCGGCTGGAAAAACGGCGAGGAAATTCACGACTGGTTCGGCCTGCCGGGCGTCGATCCTTGGACGAGCGCGCCGGCGGACGTCGACGATTTCGCCGAATCGGCATCGAATACGCTCAAGGAGCTCATCGACGAACGCGGCTACGATAATATCAAGTACCTGACGTTCTACAACGAGCCCAATGGCAGCTGGGATTTCGAGACCGGCGGCGACAAGGCGAACCAGCAGCAGTACTACGCCAATATCGTCACGAAGGTCAGCCAGCGGCTCTCCGCGGACGGGCTGCGGGACCGGATCGGCATCTGGGCGCCGGAGGAGACGAGCGCGACGGACTGGACGACCGCGCTGCATACGCTTGCGGACGCGCATATCGACGGCTACAGCTTCCATATGTACGGCGCGTCGTACGAGAGCCTCGGCAGCGAGATTGCGGCCCGCAAGGCGGCCGTCTCGCCGAAGAAGGTACAGATGACGGAATTCGGCTGGTCGGCGGACGATGCCAGCGGCTGGAACTCCGGCTTCGCCAACTACGTCATTCGAGGCGCGAACGAAGGCCTTCAGTCGGCGCTCGTCTGGCAGCTGAACGGCGTCTGGAGCACCGACCCGCTCGGCGACGTCAACGGCAACTACACGATGTGGGATTCGGTCGTGCAGGGACTTGCGGCCAAGCGGACGTTTTATTCGGCCGGACTTCTCAATCGGTACGTACCTGCGCACAGCGACGTCGTCAAAGTACAGTCGAGCTCGCCGGACGTTCGCGCGGCCGCCTTTAAGACGGACGGCGGCGATTATGCGATTCTCGTCGAGAGCAAGGCAGGCGCGCCGAAGGATATTACGTTCGACTTCGGCGGCACGGCGATCGGCAAGACGTTCGTTAAGCACGCTTACAGCGATTCGGTCGCAAGAGACGGCAACGCGCTGCTTCCGCCCGCTTCCGGCAGCTTCGCGGCGACGGACACGTTCAGCGACGGGAACGTCGGAGCCGATTACAACTTCGCGATCTACACGACCGAAGCATCGCAGACGCAGGTCGAACTGACGCCGGTCGAAGCCAAGGTGACGGGCGGCGAGACGCTGCAGCTGTCGGCTGACGTCATCGACAATGCGGGCGGCGTGAGCTGGAGCGTGATCGGGTCCGGCAACGGCACGATTGACGCGAATGGCTTGTATACGGCTCCCGACGTGGATACGGAGCGCCAGGTCGCGATCAAGGCGGTTAGCCAGGCGAATCCGGACGGCTACAATATCGCCAGCGTCACGGTGACGCCGAGATCGCTGCCGACGCGCGTCGACGCGCCCGAGATTAGCCTTCCCTACGGCGTATACGATTCGTCGGAGGCCGTCACGCTCACGACGGGCACGCCCGGCGCCGAGATCCGGTACACGATCGACGGCAGCACGCCGAACGCGTCTTCGCCGCTCTACGAGCGGCCGGTTATTCTGAAGACGTCCACGACGCAGCTGTTCAAGGCCAGAGCTTTTAAAGCCGGGCTCGATCCGTCCGGCACGACGTCCGCATTCTACCGCATTCTCGACGTCAGCGTCGCGCCGGACGGCTATCAGTTCTGCGCTTACGAAGGCGGCGAGTGCTACTACGAAGGCGAGGGCATCGTCGCATATGGAGCGGACGGCCTGTTCAACTACAAGATCGCGACAGGCGGCACTGACTGCACGGCCGCTGTATTCGGCGATCCGAATCCCGGAGCGGCCAAGCGCTGCTACTACAGCGCGAACGTGCCGGACGAACTGCCTCTCGTTACGTTTTACAATGCGGGCTTTGAAAAGCCGGCGGTCGCGAGCTACCGCAACGGGCCGTTCACGAACGGCTGGGTGTTCAGCGACCATACGGGCGTGCACAGCAATACGAGCGCGTTCGCGCCGCCACCCGCGCCGCAAGGGGTGCAAAGCATGTACCTGAAAACCGACGGCGGCATCGACGGAAACTTCTATCAGGAGATTAACTTCAAGCCGGGCGAGTACCAGGTTTCCTTTAAAGCAGCCAACCGTACGAGCTTCGGCGGGCAGCAGACGTTCGACGTGTACTTCGACAGCGAGCTGATCGGCAGCTTCGCGCCGTCCGGCGCCTACACGACGTTCCGCACCGACAGCTTCGAGACGGCTGGCGGCAAGCATACGATCAAATTCCAGGCTACCTCGCACACGGGCGACAATACCGCCTTCATCGACGCGGTCGAGATCGGCCTGCCGAAGCCGCCAGAGCCGGCGGCGCTGCTGAACGCGGGCTTCGAATCGCCGACGGTCACGGCTTCAAGCGGCGTGAAGGCTGGCGCCTTCGCGGACGGCTGGTCGTTCAACAACAGAGCCGGCATCCAGAAGAACGGCTCGGCGTTCGGCGCGAAGGATGCGCCGGAAGGCGTTCAAACCGCGCTGATTCAGACCAACGGCGGACTTGCGGGCGAGATCAAGCAGACGCTCGGCTTTCCCGCCGGACGTTACAAGCTGTCGTTCCAGGCCGCGCGCCGCGGCTTTGGCGGCCAGCAAAGCTTCAACGTCTACTACGACAATACGGTAATCGGCTCCTATACACCGACGTCGCAGGACTTCAAGGCGTTCAAGACCGGCGGCTTCGAGGTCGCGACGACAGGCAGCCACACGATCAAATTCGCGGCGACGACGACGAGCGGGGACAACACGGCGTTTATCGACGACGTCAGGCTGATCCTGATCGAGGAGGTTGCCGACCAGACCGCGCTCGCGAGCAAAAAGAGCCAGATCGTCGCGGAAAATCTTCAGGCGGCCGACTTCACGGACGCCAGCTGGTCGGCGCTGCAAAGCGCGCTGACGGCGGCGGACGCCGTTCTGGCCGATGCGTACGCGACGCAAGCCGAGACGGATGCGGCTTTGTCGGGGCTGACCGCGGCGCGCGCGGGACTCACGGCGTTCGTGCCGTCGCTTGCGAACGGCGGCTTCGAGTCGCCTGCCGTCACGAGCTACCGCGTCGGACCGATGACGTACGACTGGACGTTTAACGGCCTGTCCGGCGTGCAAAAGAACGGCTCCGTATTCGGCGCGCCGACGGCGCCGGACGGTTCGCAAACCGCGCTGGTCACGTCCAAAAACGGCTCGCAAGGCGAGCTGTCGCAGGCGATCCGTTTTGCTGCAGGCACCTATAAGATCGCTTTCCAGGCTGCGCGCCGGGATTTCGGCGGACAGGTCGCCTTCGACGTCTATTACGATACGACGCTGCTCGCTTCCTTCTCGCCGACGAACAAGACGGCCTTTGCGGCGTTCGAGACCCCGATTTTTACCGCGGCCGCGGGCAATCATACGATACGCTTCGTCACGACGAACGCCTCGGGCGACAATACGGCATTTCTGGACGCGATCGCCGTCCAGCAGGCCGTGCCGCCTGCGGACCGGACGCAGCTCTCGGCCAAGCATGAGGCAATCACCGCGGAGGGCTTGAACGAAGCCGCCTATACGGCCGGCAGCTGGTCGGCGCTGCAGACGGCGCTGACCGCAGCCAGCGTGGCGCTCGCGAACGCGGCGTCGACGCAGAATCAGATCGACGCCGCGTTGTCCGAGCTGACGACGGCGCGCGCGGCCCTCGCCGCCGAGCCGCCGGCTGCCGCGAAGCCGGGCGTGGCGGTGCTGTCCAGCGACAACGGCTATGACACGGGGCTGCTCGACGGCGATTACAAAATCACGATGAATCTCTGGTACGGCGAAAACGCGACGATCTACAAGCTGTACGAGAACGATGCACTGATCGATACGCAGCGGCTCGTTAGCGCTTCTCCGGCAGCGCAGACGGCAAATACGCAACTTTCGGGGCGAGTCGACGGCACCTATCGTTACCGGGCCGAGCTGATCAATGCGAAAGGGGCGACGTCAAGCGAGACGCTGACCGTTGTCGTCAAGGACGCGAAGCCGGGCAAGCCGGTGCTGTCCGCGAACAATTGGGACGGAGACGGCAGCTATGACGTGACGATGAACCTGTGGTGGGGGACGAACGGCAGCGCGTATCGTTTGTACGAAAACGGCGTGCTGATCGATACGAAGACATTGTCAGCGGGCACGCCTGCCGCGCAAGCGGCGACGACGGCGATCGCGGGAAAAGCGCTGGGCAGCTATGAATACCGTGCCGAGCTTTCCAACGCAGCCGGCGCGACGACAAGCGAGACGCTGCTCGTGCAAGTGACGAAGTAG
- a CDS encoding carbohydrate ABC transporter permease: protein MNTTTATKPAAVASKPERRKRPIDYKDLTFNFFNYLLLTVLVLATIYPFYYIFIYSISDSIQAQKGVTFWPAGFSLEAYQTTVKLPGIMDAAIVSLSRTVVGTLITVFCCSFFAYLITKEELPFRKAIYRFVLVTMYFNAGFIPWYLTMKTYGLQNSFLLYVLPTALAGFNVILIKTFIEQLPASLEESAKIDGAGYFKIYTSIIFPLSMPIIATIAVFAAVGQWNTWFDNYFLVENPKLQTLQLVLYNFLNQSSNLSNATTEQLNRGDLVRTLTPQSIRMAITMLVTLPIVLVYPMLQRYFVKGIMMGAVKG from the coding sequence ATGAACACGACAACCGCAACCAAGCCTGCGGCCGTCGCTTCGAAGCCGGAGCGGCGCAAGCGGCCGATCGACTACAAGGATCTGACGTTCAACTTTTTTAACTACCTGCTATTGACGGTGCTCGTGCTTGCCACCATCTATCCCTTTTACTACATCTTCATCTATTCGATCAGCGACTCGATCCAGGCGCAGAAGGGCGTCACCTTCTGGCCGGCGGGCTTCTCCCTGGAGGCTTACCAGACCACGGTGAAGCTGCCGGGCATTATGGATGCCGCCATCGTATCGCTGTCGCGGACGGTCGTCGGCACACTCATTACCGTTTTCTGCTGCTCGTTCTTCGCCTATTTGATCACGAAGGAAGAGCTTCCGTTCCGCAAGGCGATTTACCGGTTCGTGCTCGTCACCATGTACTTCAACGCCGGCTTCATCCCCTGGTATCTGACGATGAAAACGTACGGGCTGCAAAACAGCTTCCTGCTGTACGTGCTGCCGACGGCGCTTGCGGGCTTTAACGTCATCCTGATCAAGACGTTTATCGAACAGCTGCCGGCCTCGCTTGAGGAATCGGCCAAGATCGACGGCGCGGGCTACTTCAAAATCTACACGAGCATCATATTCCCGCTGTCGATGCCGATCATCGCGACGATCGCCGTGTTCGCCGCCGTGGGCCAGTGGAATACATGGTTCGATAACTACTTTCTCGTCGAAAATCCGAAGCTGCAAACGCTTCAGCTCGTGCTCTACAACTTCCTGAACCAATCGAGCAATCTGTCCAACGCGACGACGGAGCAGCTCAACCGCGGCGATCTGGTCCGCACGCTGACGCCGCAGTCGATCCGGATGGCCATCACCATGCTCGTGACGCTGCCGATCGTGCTCGTCTATCCGATGCTGCAGCGCTACTTCGTCAAAGGCATCATGATGGGCGCAGTCAAAGGCTGA